A genomic window from Coccinella septempunctata chromosome 9, icCocSept1.1, whole genome shotgun sequence includes:
- the LOC123320492 gene encoding uncharacterized protein LOC123320492, with amino-acid sequence MNIAFILFFTLWSLPNLQSKKRKCLPKNHYWKPYVATGAYPRSAFPVGVPKNYSRTFVARVTVPYKKWSRVVPAQLFNDHVESASMYGENKTVERYTDGIEILHVTDRSNYEWMPIEWHDCPHHDCPDHQCPEHPPKCPTDCEPTCPSKCRPEPPASPKPTKCPEAAGPPGLPTKKPQRPPTTTKTKRPPTTKRTKRPTTRRTKRPPTPTRCPGKNEPCDCDDMIEDICKKLRECCCFVEGGIGWDDEGATQIYHVGRVVDQGQIKIGRCLTRKYKKFGGEIGIFYPSGMKTRSRKNGFDVLTYDCDRKSPECLKLYRRLQGNAKPKGMF; translated from the exons ATGAACATTGCGTTCATATTGTTTTTCACACTTTGGTCATTGCCCAATCTCCAAAGCAAGAAAAGGAAGTGTTTACCCA AGAACCACTATTGGAAACCTTACGTGGCAACTGGGGCATATCCAAGGTCTGCTTTTCCTGTTGGGGTACCGAAGAATTACAGCAGGACCTTTGTCGCAAGGGTAACAGTCCCTTACAAGAAATGGTCAAGG GTGGTTCCAGCTCAGCTGTTTAATGATCACGTGGAATCTGCTTCTATGTATGGAGAAAATAAGACTGTGGAAAGATATACTGATGGTATAGAG ATTCTCCACGTGACAGATCGCAGCAATTACGAATGGATGCCCATAGAATGGCACGATTGCCCACACCACGACTGTCCAGATCACCAGTGCCCAGAACATCCCCCCAAGTGTCCCACAGACTGCGAGCCCACCTGCCCTTCCAAATGCAGACCGGAACCACCCGCATCTCCAAAACCCACGAAGTGTCCCGAGGCAGCAGGCCCCCCAGGCCTCCCCACGAAGAAACCCCAACGTCCCCCCACCACGACAAAAACTAAACGTCCCCCAACCACCAAAAGGACGAAACGTCCCACCACGAGAAGGACCAAACGCCCCCCGACGCCCACGCGTTGTCCTGGGAAGAATGAACCCTGCGATTGCGATGATATGATAGAGGATATCTGCAAGAAGCTGCGCGAGTGCTGCTGTTTCGTTGAGGGTGGAATAGGGTGGGACGATGAGGGGGCTACGCAGATATACCACGTCGGCAGGGTTGTCGACCAGGGGCAGATCAAGATTGGAAGGTGTTTGACTAGGAAGTATAAGAAATTTGGGGGTGAAATCGGTATTTTTTACCCCTCCGGTATGAAGACGAGGAGCAGAAAAAACGGTTTTGACGTTCTCACTTACGATTGCGACAGAAAATCCCCTGAATGCCTCAAATTATACAGACGTCTGCAGGGGAATGCTAAACCGAAAGGGATGTTTTAG
- the LOC123320128 gene encoding transcription factor SUM-1 isoform X2 codes for MKYPFPKILTDLKDNMNKPQLCQFIQNPFENHQRKEHKLNAESAQKTNPYFLQKSVDLVKFQRDVYGVPKGSVFGPVVNYQVRSDDLKDYSFRYSNDSCNYRGDSSGGGDSCWDSDEEKEVNHVFEPHNNGPKKCLAWACKACKKKTVAVDRRKAATLRERRRLRKVNEAFELLKKRTCSNPGQRLPKVEILRSAIEYIEYLEELLQGSKSSIEASTNLTINNNIMPGKSHPNRKIGQFF; via the exons ATGAAGTACCCATTCCCGAAAATACTAACCGATCTAAAGGACAACATGAACAAACCCCAACTGTGCCAGTTCATCCAGAACCCTTTCGAGAACCATCAGAGGAAAGAACACAAATTAAACGCTGAAAGTGCGCAAAAAACCAACCCTTATTTCCTGCAGAAAAGTGTGGATCTAGTCAAGTTCCAACGGGACGTGTACGGTGTCCCTAAAGGTTCAGTGTTCGGTCCGGTGGTTAATTACCAGGTGCGTTCCGACGATTTGAAGGACTACAGTTTTCGGTACAGCAACGATAGTTGCAATTACAGGGGAGATTCCAGTGGTGGAGGTGATAGTTGTTGGGACAGTGACGAGGAGAAGGAAGTGAACCATGTTTTTGAGCCCCATAACAATGGACCGAAGAAGTGCTTGGCTTGGGCTTGCAAGGCCTGCAAGAAGAAGACTGTGGCTGTGGATAGGAGGAAAGCTGCTACTTTGAGAGAGAGGCGACGACTCAGAAAG GTCAATGAAGCTttcgaattattgaaaaaaaggaCCTGTAGTAATCCTGGACAAAGATTGCCCAAAGTGGAGATACTGAGAAGTGCAATAGAATACATAGAATACCTAGAAGAACTACTGCAAGGATCAAAATCATCAATTGAAGCTTCTACTAACTTAACAATCAATAACAATATTATG CCAGGGAAATCACATCCTAACAGAAAAATTGGGCAGTTTTTCTGA
- the LOC123320128 gene encoding transcription factor SUM-1 isoform X1: MKYPFPKILTDLKDNMNKPQLCQFIQNPFENHQRKEHKLNAESAQKTNPYFLQKSVDLVKFQRDVYGVPKGSVFGPVVNYQVRSDDLKDYSFRYSNDSCNYRGDSSGGGDSCWDSDEEKEVNHVFEPHNNGPKKCLAWACKACKKKTVAVDRRKAATLRERRRLRKVNEAFELLKKRTCSNPGQRLPKVEILRSAIEYIEYLEELLQGSKSSIEASTNLTINNNIMNSQGNHILTEKLGSFSEQTNKFSSANGFDPTSSPTTSSLDCLNLIVQNLSNNKITESIEPT, from the exons ATGAAGTACCCATTCCCGAAAATACTAACCGATCTAAAGGACAACATGAACAAACCCCAACTGTGCCAGTTCATCCAGAACCCTTTCGAGAACCATCAGAGGAAAGAACACAAATTAAACGCTGAAAGTGCGCAAAAAACCAACCCTTATTTCCTGCAGAAAAGTGTGGATCTAGTCAAGTTCCAACGGGACGTGTACGGTGTCCCTAAAGGTTCAGTGTTCGGTCCGGTGGTTAATTACCAGGTGCGTTCCGACGATTTGAAGGACTACAGTTTTCGGTACAGCAACGATAGTTGCAATTACAGGGGAGATTCCAGTGGTGGAGGTGATAGTTGTTGGGACAGTGACGAGGAGAAGGAAGTGAACCATGTTTTTGAGCCCCATAACAATGGACCGAAGAAGTGCTTGGCTTGGGCTTGCAAGGCCTGCAAGAAGAAGACTGTGGCTGTGGATAGGAGGAAAGCTGCTACTTTGAGAGAGAGGCGACGACTCAGAAAG GTCAATGAAGCTttcgaattattgaaaaaaaggaCCTGTAGTAATCCTGGACAAAGATTGCCCAAAGTGGAGATACTGAGAAGTGCAATAGAATACATAGAATACCTAGAAGAACTACTGCAAGGATCAAAATCATCAATTGAAGCTTCTACTAACTTAACAATCAATAACAATATTATG AATAGCCAGGGAAATCACATCCTAACAGAAAAATTGGGCAGTTTTTCTGAACAAACCAACAAATTTTCATCTGCAAATG ggttTGATCCAACATCTTCACCTACAACCTCAAGTCTGGACTGCCTGAATTTGATTGTCCAAAATTTAtctaataataaaataaccgaATCTATTGAACCTACATAg